Proteins encoded within one genomic window of Trichoderma asperellum chromosome 2, complete sequence:
- a CDS encoding uncharacterized protein (SECRETED:SignalP(1-18)~EggNog:ENOG41~CAZy:GH16) encodes MMLFQSLAFFSLALSARATLAPNVPGMNMVWQETFVGDQGAMVDLTQWNVITDIHNNQELETYTQSGSNMQLSGGQTLQLVPQQSPTGEWTSSRIESVQSWAPVPGKVMQVQAALRGGNSALDQKQGMWPAFWMLGESMRTGTPWPLCGELDIFEQINGQLTGYGTAHCDHVGGGACNEPSGLGESIAIPQDDEFHTWSLKIDRTSNNWQTETIQWFMDGKLFHTLTGAQMGDEGIWATLAHSPMFVILNLAVGGTWPGDPNEATLPGWGNMFEVQYVAVYATA; translated from the exons ATGATGCTCTTTCAGTCCCtcgcctttttctctctggcCCTCTCTGCCAGAGCCACTCTCGCCCCCAATGTGCCCGGCATGAACATGGTCTGGCAAGAGACCTTTGTTGGTGACCAGGGCGCCATGGTCGACCTGACCCAATGGAACGTCATCACTGACATCCACAACAACCAGGAGCTCGAGACTTACACCCAGTCCGGCTCCAACATGCAGCTCTCTGGTGGCCAAACTCTCCAACTCGTCCCGCAGCAGTCTCCTACTGGGGAGTGGACCTCATCCCGTATCGAGTCTGTCCAGTCCTGGGCCCCGGTCCCCGGAAAAGTCATGCAAGTCCAGGCTGCTCTCCGTGGCGGCAACAGCGCCCTTGACCAGAAGCAGGGCATGTGGCCAGCCTTCTGGATGCTCGGCGAGTCCATGCGCACCGGCACTCCCTGGCCTCTCTGCGGAGAGCTCGACATCTTCGAGCAGATCAATGGCCAGCTGACGGGCTACGGTACCGCCCACTGCGACCacgttggtggtggtgcttgCAACGAGCCCTCGGGCTTGGGCGAGAGCATTGCCATACCGCAAGACGACGAGTTCCACACTTGGTCCCTCAAGATCGACCGTACATCCAACAACTGGCAGACGGAGACTATCCAGTGGTTCATGGATGGCAAGCTCTTCCACACTCTTACGGGAGCTCAGATGGGCGACGAGGGTATCTGGGCCACTCTGGCGCACTCCCCCATGTTTGTTATCCTCAACTTGGCCGTTGGAGGAACATGGCCC GGTGACCCGAATGAAGCTACTCTGCCCGGCTGGGGCAACATGTTTGAAGTCCAGTACGTTGCTGTCTATGCGACGGCCTAG
- a CDS encoding uncharacterized protein (EggNog:ENOG41~TransMembrane:2 (i157-177o189-208i)), translated as MASDRSMELLRDELIRRARGDGQADAATDRNQILAERRRTMLRDMQTEMEPDTTRRFPRRLLLPRLALGRRRGALGDEEAALESPKTPVVQSRQTNSSPLSAPQPARLAGAPGPNGSPEPMAPPYSEAQRQADKREKKKKFLFCFPFIKSRHVRMQIAQCFVAATFLFSLLAVYLGITLTKHAVIGELNIMLIMIILLAAVFFCYSLVRLWMLIARGDPPEVPRAIDPRGYAVPRKPIRVVMVQDEEAAGVESEAMRMKPPAYGLWRESVRVDPNRFFWQRNETAQAPASRPTTGPRPPSYASDDGVSYVVEAVPRSIAPSSSTSEPQPVHPSERGRAGQPPPN; from the exons ATGGCGTCAGATAGAAGTATGGAGCTACTTCGCGACGAGCTCATTAGGAGAGCGCGGGGAGATGGAcaagcagatgctgctacAGACCGAAACCAGATCCTAGCAGAGCGCCGACGAACCATGTTGCGGGACATGCAGACGGAAATGGAGCCTGACACGACTCGACGATTTCCTCGGCGGCTTTTGCTGCCTCGACTGGCATtgggacgaagacgaggtgctctgggcgatgaagaagctgcccTGGAGAGCCCCAAGACTCCGGTTGTTCAGTCAAGACAAACGAATTCCTCACCTCTGTCAGCTCCTCAGCCGGCTCGCCTTGCGGGAGCGCCTGGCCCCAACGGATCTCCAGAACCCATGGCACCCCCGTATTCAGAAGCGCAGCGACAGGCCgacaagagggaaaagaagaagaagttccTGTTCTGTTTCCCGTTCATCAAATCGAGGCATGTGAGGATGCAAATTGCTCAATGCTTCGTGGCTGCGACGTTCCTCTTTTCGCTGCTGGCAGTGT ATTTGGGTATAACGCTAACGAAGCACGCTGTTATTGGCGAGTTGAACATCATGTTGATTATGATCATTCTGCTGGCAGCGGTCTTCTTCTGCTACAGCCTGGTCCGGTTATGGATGCTCATTGCTCGCGGAGACCCTCCCGAAGTTCCTAGGGCGATAGACCCGCGCGGATATGCCGTCCCACGCAAGCCCATACGGGTGGTGATGGTTcaggatgaagaagctgctggtgtTGAGAGTGAAGCCATGAGGATGAAGCCCCCTGCTTACGGACTCTGGCGAGAGAGTGTG CGGGTGGACCCCAATCGCTTTTTCTGGCAAAGGAATGAGACTGCTCAAGCTCCTGCTTCTCGGCCGACAACGGGACCAAGACCACCATCCTACGCCTCTGACGATGGAGTGTCTTATGTGGTCGAAGCAGTGCCTCGCTCCATCGCTCCATCCTCATCAACGAGCGAGCCACAGCCGGTACATCCTTCAGAAAGAGGACGAGCTGGCCAGCCACCTCCGAACTGA
- a CDS encoding uncharacterized protein (EggNog:ENOG41), whose translation MPPKRLYGEKGRRAPKGFVSSTYDALTSAENAAFVRSIAIFGAAVTFLSSSWGEILLPPYDSPETTYQSEALTNSSFHVVNNRQALGLYSSTT comes from the exons ATGCCTCCCAAGAGACTATACGGAGAAAAGGGCCGCCGCGCCCCCAAGGGCTTCGTCTCCTCCACCTACGATGCCTTGACCTCTGCTGAGAACGCCGCTTTCGTTCGAAGCATTGCCATCTTTGGA GCTGCCGTCACTttcctctccagctcctgggGCGAGATTCTCCTCCCGCCGTACGACTCTCCCGAGACGACTTACCAGAGTGAAGCGCTTACTAACAGCTCATTTCATGTAGTCAATAATCGACAGGCACTCGGCCTGTACTCCAGCACGACTTAA
- a CDS encoding uncharacterized protein (EggNog:ENOG41), which yields MAASSQLPGGFIRSQGGLPSPAPSSASSRAASSLPHPRNNALQPGSNKEDMVRRYVEDRMLYISRRYVKKFGNPDPGDAVVGFKSFGEVCKELDGIVNVLWKSGTPGLQIPFLLKMASDFTQYVRSFPPSSKASFDLLHKLDHCFASLLSGQDIETNETLPGFENGLRAGMTTTDMVRCRSLVEQTRVLMVEVMSSGEQEEEEEDDEDEDDDETDGDDGQETERAESYNAGGNSAWDIDEDEMHLDAARIYEKTIVQLGRRLGDSLGSGIGVGDGDAAMTNT from the exons ATGGCCGCATCTTCACAGCTACCGGGCGGCTTCATCCGCTCTCAAGGCGGTCTTCCTTCGCCTGCCCCATCATCAGCGTCTTCACGGGCTGCGTCTAGTCTGCCGCATCCGAGGAACAATGCACTACAGCCTGGATCCAACAAGGAGGACATGGTAAGGAGATATGTAGAGGACAGAATGCTCTATATTTCCCGCCGCTATGTGAAGAAGTTTGGGAATCCGGATCCTGGAGATGCGGTTGTCGGATTCAAGAGCTTTGGTGAAGTCTGCAAAGAGCTCGATGGGATTGTGAATGTTTTGTGGAAATCGGGCACGC CGGGTTTACAAATACCGTTCCTGCTCAAGATGGCAAGCGACTTCACGCAATACGTCAGGTCGTTTCCGCCATCGTCCAAGGCGTCATTTGATCTACTACACAAGCTTGACCACTGCTTTGCCAGCTTACTCTCAGGCCAAGACATTGAAACTAACGAGACGCTTCCGGGATTTGAAAATGGCCTGCGGGCGGGCATGACCACGACTGACATGGTGCGATGCCGGAGTCTTGTTGAGCAGACGAGGGTGTTGATGGTTGAAGTCATGAGCAGTGgcgaacaagaagaagaggaggaggatgatgaggatgaggatgatgatgagactgATGGAGATGACGGCCAAGAGACGGAAAGGGCGGAAAGCTACAATGCTGGCGGCAACTCTGCGTGGGACATAGACGAGGATGAGATGCACCTGGATGCTGCGCGCATCTATGAGAAGACGATTGTGCAGCTGGGGAGGAGGCTTGGGGATTCTCTAGGGAGCGGCATTGGTGTCGGCGACGGCGATGCTGCCATGACAAATACGTGA
- a CDS encoding uncharacterized protein (EggNog:ENOG41), translated as MKVATPPSPAPISSSPAKYNGTAQSGPAVKDIHITDTATPSLKPRRPLVRSGSVVAEMRRLFERGSATYEPQRVASPTTTNGRNDLKTPFDVNSRANELSKTGILPTKAGDLEKLDQQEEKDAVPDLIPFHHHHVEHSECLPRPLASPDRSSRRLNENNIGIESKASIWQRGTETRFKLQGGAFLHKTPSPLKNMIVTGIGAWYPKTCNTSPEEVPRSESEIMTSHQTDALNSSLSQRDGTERDLTEHSQPYVPLSHPRQDTVSSSTTHATSDPKELHHIKSPSLKTSRSVPSHQSKVSSLRKKFDSSLPSSVSMPSF; from the exons ATGAAAGTGGCGACaccgccatctccagcccccATCAGCTCATCTCCGGCCAAGTATAATGGCACAGCTCAATCAGGACCTGCCGTTAAGGATATACATATTACAGACACTGCAACTCCATCATTAAAACCGAGAAGACCACTGGTGCGCAGCGGCTCGGTTGTGGCGGAGATGAGGAGATTGTTTGAGCGAGGGTCTG CTACCTATGAACCTCAACGCGTTGCTTCACCTACTACGACCAATGGGCGTAACGACCTTAAGACACCCTTTGATGTGAATAGCCGCGCCAATGAATTGTCAAAAACAGGAATACTACCAACAAAGGCCGGGGATCTAGAGAAACTAGAccaacaagaagagaaagacgcTGTTCCAGACCTGATAcccttccatcatcatcacgtTGAGCATTCCGAATGTCTGCCGCGACCACTTGCCTCCCCTGATCGCTCTTCTCGGCGCTTAAATGAGAACAATATCGGTATCGAAAGTAAAGCAAGCATCTGGCAAAGAGGAACTGAGACCAGGTTCAAGTTGCAGGGCGGCGCATTTCTACACAAGACCCCATCTCCCCTCAAAAATATGATTGTTACAGGAATAGGGGCTTGGTATCCAAAGACTTGCAATACATCACCTGAAGAGGTCCCGCGCTCTGAAAGCGAAATCATGACAAGTCATCAAACAGATGCTTTAAACTCCTCTCTTTCACAGAGAGACGGAACTGAGCGTGATTTGACAGAGCACTCACAGCCCTATGTCCCTCTATCCCACCCACGCCAAGACACCGTATCGTCATCAACCACTCATGCTACTAGCGACCCTAAGGAACTACATCACATCAAGAGTCCATCGTTGAAAACCTCCAGATCAGTTCCCTCTCATCAGTCGAAAGTCTCTAGCCTTCGGAAAAAGTTTGACAGCTCGTTGCCTTCGTCAGTCTCGATGCCGTCATTCTAG
- a CDS encoding uncharacterized protein (BUSCO:EOG092D43MS), producing MAASKASRIGEEIWKTRIDKVNAELVTLTYGTIVAQLCKDFEDDYPEVNRQLDKMGYNIGLRLIEDYLAKSNTMKRCSNFRETADMISRVGFKIFLNITPQVTNWTTDNNSFSLVFDENPFADFVELPDDGRAQNELWYSNILCGVLRGALEMVQMQVEAHFISDVLRGNDTTEMRVTLIRYIDDELPPEDD from the exons ATGGCAGCCAGCAAAGCGTCCCGCATTGGGGAAGA AATCTGGAA AACTCGCATAGATAAAGTAAATGCCGAGCTGGTGACATTGACATACGGAACCATTGTTGCGCAGCTATGCAAGGATTTCGAAGACGACTACCCAGAGGTCAACCGCCAGCTTGACAAGATGGGCTACAACATCGGTCTACGTCTCATCGAGGACTATCTGGCAAAGTCAAATACAATGAAGCGCTGCTCCAACTTTCGGGAAACTGCAGACATGATATCACGG GTTGGATTCAAAATATTTTTGAATATTACACCACAAGTGACAAACTGGACAACTGACAACAACTCATTTTCTCTGGTATTCGATGAGAACCCGTTTGCCGATTTTGTCGAGCTACCGGATGACGGAAGGGCGCAGAACGAACTCTGGTACTCCAACATTTTGTGTGGAGTGTTGAGAGGGGCATTGGAGATGGTTCAAATGCAGGTGGAAGCGCACTTCATCAGCGACGTCCTAAGGGGGAACGACACTACAGAAATGCGGGTAACATTGATACGCTACATTGACGACGAGCTGCCGCCGGAAGACGATTGA
- a CDS encoding uncharacterized protein (TransMembrane:7 (o38-58i70-90o117-139i151-171o191-216i236-254o266-283i)), protein MAFDPYTQNITIAITPNVSIPIPIPVIDIFNDETVNIVLNYGTQLGAAITMLLVVLFTTPPAKAFRTANLLHVVGLLVCIVRTVLLALYFNSPFAHFYAVWTNDYSQVPAWTFRESVAGTVFSMLLVIISDVSLINQAWTMVSLWPSRTKYALCFVSLLVSLLSVAARTAFTVIQCEGIYELDPPMQFAWLVHAMVILNICTTLWFCALFNSKLVIHLITNRGVLPSRRAMSPMEVLVVTNGVLMIIPVIFAFIEFRPVVNFESSSLTPASIALILPLGSLVAQRLAQTKQNASPNLFSYPSSSGAGGYKNNRSSGSTTPLKPGSLFATSTNSSVSAARSKSNSQTITAVPTRDIVDPIELELRQIDGYLQPQETHVSAELGGSRSHK, encoded by the exons atggCCTTCGATCCATACACCCAAAacatcaccatcgccatcacccCCAACGTCAGcatccccatccccatccccgTCATCGACATCTTCAACGACGAAACCGTCAACATCGTCCTCAACTACGGCACCCAGCTCGGCGCCGCCATCACCATgctcctcgtcgtcctctTCACCACCCCGCCCGCAAAGGCCTTCCGCACCGCCAACCTGCTGCACGTCGTCGGGCTGCTCGTCTGCATCGTCCGCACCGTCCTGCTGGCGCTGTACTTCAACTCGCCCTTTGCCCACTTTTACGCCGTCTGGACCAACGACTACTCTCAGGTGCCGGCGTGGACGTTCCGCGAGAGCGTTGCGGGCACCGTCTTTTCCATGCTgctcgtcatcatctcggACGTGTCGCTCATCAACCAGGCCTGGACGATGGTGTCTCTCTGGCCGAGCAGGACCAAATATGCGCTCTGCTTCGTGTCGCTGCTCGTCTCGCTGCTGTCTGTGGCGGCCAGGACGGCCTTCACCGTCATCCAGTGCGAGGGCATCTACGAGCTGGATCCGCCCATGCAATTCGCCTGGCTGGTCCACGCCATGGTCATCCTCAACATCTGCACGACTCTCTGGTTCTGCGCCCTCTTCAACTCCAAGCTCGTGATCCACCTCATCACCAATCGTGGCGTTCTTCCTTCTCGCCGGGCTATGAGCCCCATGGAAGTGCTCGTCGTGACCAACGGAGTCCTCATGATCATCCCAG TCATCTTCGCCTTCATCGAATTTCGTCCCGTTGTCAACTTCGAGTCCAGCTCTCTAACGCCAGCTTCCATCGCCCTCATTCTCCCTCTCGGCTCTCTCGTCGCCCAGCGGCTGGCCCAAACAAAGCAAAACGCCTCGCCTAATCTCTTCAGCTATCCCTCTTCATCCGGTGCTGGAGGCTACAAAAACAATCGCAGCTCTGGTTCTACCACGCCCCTTAAACCCGGTTCGCTGTTTGCAACTTCGACTAACAGCAGCGTTTCTGCGGCTCGGTCCAAGTCGAATTCACAGACCATCACGGCGGTCCCAACTAGGGATATCGTTGATCCTATTGAACTTGAGCTAAGACAGATTGATGGATATCTGCAACCACAGGAGACCCACGTTAGCGCAGAGTTGGGGGGGAGCCGGTCTCACAAGTAG
- a CDS encoding uncharacterized protein (EggNog:ENOG41~MEROPS:MER0001787), giving the protein MSFINTDSDNNSFVSHISIRSRRSRSRRRIYPRSNDDYMMEPQDPVPVRQRGIAKQQTPQEAIDEFWAKFTTKAPGKATTVIPQNPYTARVARKNAKSASSSTTTQSSYETAAAMCRAKVEKIVQECRRVNKKYRDPHFDVEADLKLGRRDCLESLSNFDPLENPGKDFRPGSAKRVVEIFDKPQFYIEGPTANDVRQGRDGDCWLMSALCTLSNKKGLIEKLCVAHDQDVGVYGFVFFRDGEWISEIVDDFLYLTKSDYDEKHWERVLFDELERANPEEAYRRVYQSNSSALYFAQCQHPQETWLPLLEKCYAKAHGDYAAIEGGYGGEGIEDLTGGVTSEIFTTDILDKEYFWKEELMKVNQDFLFGCSTGVWGVNWGERKGILELHSYSIQKAVDIDGKRLLRLKNPWGKGEWKGPWSDGSKEWTPEWLVKLDHRFGDDGDFWIAYEDLLQKYQAFERTRLFDDSWQVSQIWTTINVPWMLDYHDTHFSLNITQPGPVVIVLAQLDDRYFRGLHGQYRFELAFRIHKAGHEDYLVRSQAQYRMRRSVNVELDLEAGQYDVRVKIDAIRLNKILPIETVIRNNAKKRREKLMRIGLAYDLAHSKGRIVETPEEKSAKEAHEKRVKDKELREVKDRIIARRKDDYYLKVKQHMRSQKQEKKRKEKRKAQEAKRRPRNGNRKEENGHKSNSQEQIDKPDENHEQIDKPDENHEQIDKPDENHELPPSLNGAGASRAKRRVPMPNSPEDATDWPGSLPEHVDVRKPSQTSPYYESESDDGLESLSSLSDLSERELDLQAQAFGGQLNRRPVTLSPPKFEDELDEFEKDPWNAVVVIGLRVYHKADDDDKSKEVIKLKVMRPSPYIDSDDESTAAVEEAKKEEQDSKSKGLDVDDSAKDATLEGGLKDRKKSIVGSGEA; this is encoded by the exons ATGTCCTTCATCAACACCGACAGCGATAACAACAGCTTCGTATCTCATATCAGTATCCGCTCCAGACGGTCGCGATCAAGACGGCGCATCTATCCGAGGAGTAATGATGACTATATGATGGAGCCTCAGGACCCCGTGCCGGTGCGGCAGAGAGGGATCGCGAAGCAGCAGACGCCGCAGGAGGCGATAGATGAGTTTTGGGCCAAGTTCACGACAAAGGCGCCAGGCAAAG CAACAACTGTGATACCGCAAAATCCATATACTGCTAGAGTGGCTAGAAAGAACGCCAAGTCTGCATCCTCATCAACCACTACTCAGTCTTCTTACGAAACGGCGGCGGCTATGTGCCGAGCCAAAGTCGAGAAGATTGTCCAGGAATGCCGGCGCGTCAACAAAAAGTATCGGGATCCTCATTTTGACGTCGAGGCCGATCTGAAGCTCGGCCGCCGAGACTGCCTGGAGTCTCTCTCCAATTTTGATCCTCTCGAAAATCCGGGCAAGGACTTTCGACCAGGAAGCGCCAAACGAGTCGTGGAGATATTCGACAAGCCGCAGTTTTACATCGAAGGGCCGACGGCTAACGACGTGAGACaggggagagatggagacTGCTGGCTCATGTCGGCGTTGTGTACGCTGAGCAACAAGAAAGGGCTGATTGAGAAGTTGTGCGTAGCGCATGACCAGGATGTTGGCGTTTACGGCTTTGTCTTCTTTAGAGATGGCGAGTGGATTTCGGAGATTGTGGATGACTTT CTCTACCTCACCAAGTCAGACTACGATGAGAAACACTGGGAACGAGTTCTCTTTGACGAGCTTGAGCGTGCGAATCCGGAAGAAGCCTACCGCAGAGTGTACCAGTCCAACAGCAGCGCTCTTTATTTCGCCCAGTGTCAGCATCCTCAGGAGACTTGGCTTCCGCTTCTTGAAAAGTGCTATGCAAAGGCACACGGAGATTATGCTGCCATTGAGGGTGGGTATGGAGGCGAAGGCATTGAAGATCTCACAGGCGGAGTTACGTCCGAGATTTTCACGACCGATATTCTTGACAAG GAGTATTTCTGGAAAGAGGAGCTCATGAAAGTGAACCAAGACTTTCTCTTTGGCTGTAGCACCGGGGTATGGGGAGTGAACtggggagaaagaaaaggcatcCTCGAGCTTCATTCCTATTCCATACAGAAGGCTGTAGACATTGATGGCAAACGCTTACTTCGACTCAAAAATCCCTGGGGAAAGGGAGAATGGAAAGGCCCTTGGA GTGACGGCTCCAAAGAGTGGACTCCTGAATGGCTGGTGAAGCTTGACCATCggtttggcgatgatggtgatTTTTGGATCGCGTATGAAGACTTGCTTCAGAAATATCAGGCTTTTGAGAGAACTCGGCTATTTGATGACAGTTGGCAAGTATCTCAAATCTGGACTACTATCAACGTTCCCTGGATGCTGGACTACCATGATACTCACTTCTCTTTGAACATTACTCAACCTGGCCCCGTCGTTATTGTGCTAGCTCAGCTGGATGACCGTTACTTCCGCGGTCTTCACGGACAATACAGATTTGAGCTAGCGTTTCGCATCCATAAAGCTGGACATGAAGATTATCTTGTCCGTAGCCAAGCGCAGTACCGCATGAGACGCTCAGTCAATGTCGAACTTGATTTGGAGGCAGGTCAATATGACGTTCGAGTCAAGATTGATGCAATTCGCCTGAATAAAATTTTACCTATTGAGACCGTCATCCGAAATAATGCTAAGAAACGGCGAGAGAAACTGATGCGCATCGGTCTCGCATACGATCTCGCACATAGCAAAGGCAGAATCGTGGAAACTCCAGAAGAGAAATCTGCAAAGGAAGCGCACGAGAAACGTGTCAAAGATAAAGAGCTCCGTGAGGTCAAAGACAGAATTATTGCTCGTCGCAAGGATGATTACTATCTCAAAGTGAAACAGCACATGAGAAGCCAGAAGcaggaaaagaaacgaaaagaaaaacggaAAGCTCAAGAGGCTAAAAGGAGACCCAGGAATGGGaatagaaaagaggaaaacggGCACAAATCCAACTCTCAGGAGCAAATTGACAAGCCAGACGAGAATCATGAGCAAATTGACAAGCCAGACGAGAATCATGAGCAAATTGACAAGCCAGACGAGAATCATGAGCTGCCCCCTTCGCTTAATGGAGCAGGAGCATCAAGGGCAAAACGGAGAGTTCCAATGCCTAATTCACCTGAAGACGCAACTGATTGGCCGGGATCGCTACCAGAACACGTTGACGTAAGGAAACCATCACAAACTTCTCCATACTACGAATCTGAGAGCGATGACGGCCTGGAGAGTCTATCTTCGTTATCTGATCTTTCTGAACGCGAACTAGACTTGCAAGCTCAAGCTTTTGGTGGTCAGCTGAATAGACGCCCCGTTACATTATCGCCTCCGAAGTTTGAAGATGAGCTTGATGAGTTTGAGAAGGATCCTTGGAATGCGGTTGTCGTGATTGGACTACGAGTTTATCATAaggctgatgatgacgacaaAAGCAAGGAGGTCATTAAACTCAAGGTGATGCGCCCAAGCCCGTACATCGACTCTGATGACGAAAGCACAGCGGCGgtggaagaagccaagaaagaggaaCAAGACTCGAAGAGCAAGGGGTTGGATGTCGATGACAGTGCTAAAGATGCGACGCTGGAAGGTGGGCTGAAGGATAGGAAGAAGAGTATCGTTGGCAGTGGTGAAGCATAA